A genomic window from Quercus lobata isolate SW786 chromosome 10, ValleyOak3.0 Primary Assembly, whole genome shotgun sequence includes:
- the LOC115965672 gene encoding uncharacterized protein LOC115965672 → MSGSGNPQLYRPHDVFTAMGRCWVLEDEFSYPINPNLRNSAYVHNTMRQEWAWLFREQQMFYDELVGLKLPVPRRLASQMPRDSIDELRKALNRIREENNRMKIRLNRYRTQVEIRESVQEGWYEHAQFMQSLLADPIYQSDVEMSDEE, encoded by the coding sequence ATGTCTGGTTCTGGCAACCCACAACTCTATAGGCCTCATGATGTGTTCACTGCTATGGGTCGTTGTTGGGTATTGGAAGATGAGTTCAGCTATCCAATAAATCCGAATTTGCGAAATAGTGCTTACGTTCACAATACCATGAGACAGGAGTGGGCTTGGTTATTTCGTGAAcaacaaatgttttatgatgagttggttgGTTTGAAGTTGCCAGTGCCTCGGCGACTCGCATCACAAATGCCCAGAGACAGCATCGACGAACTTCGTAAAGCATTGAACcgcataagagaagaaaataatcgaaTGAAGATACGTCTTAATCGATATCGGACCCAAGTCGAGATTCGAGAGTCAGTGCAGGAAGGGTGGTACGAGCATGCACAGTTCATGCAATCACTTCTTGCTgatcccatttatcagtcaGACGTGGAGATGTCAGATGAAGAGTAA
- the LOC115965013 gene encoding B3 domain-containing protein At4g01580-like, with product MASQWRRDNDDGPADRSPHFFKIILPNAVQEGKLRIPDKFVQKFGVDLSDMAFLTIPNGRKWKVKLTQHAGGVWFQNGWSKFASSHGVAVGHLLVFKYEGNSQFHVLIFDATAIEIDYTLDGELQVHRIEDDESDDSSVEIIKHFYRGEGSGSAHPKKDGGVAKNLVIANAFKSENPLFTVIMRPSYVNGKDRASLPQDIINYLPRDGFTKDYTKASILPVKLQIVDRLWPVKLYIYERRGGSSCVVSAGWTAFVRENSLQVGDVCVFELIMRDGVLFNVHIFKCQD from the exons ATGGCATCTCAATGGCGGAGAGACAACGACGATGGTCCTGCTGATCGGTCCCCACACTTTTTCAAGATTATTCTGCCGAATGCTGTTCAAGAAGGAAAGCTT CGGATTCCAGATAAGTTCGTGCAGAAATTTGGAGTGGACCTGTCAGATATGGCCTTTCTCACTATTCCAAATGGTAGAAAATGGAAAGTCAAGTTGACACAACATGCTGGGGGGGTTTGGTTTCAAAATGGTTGGTCCAAATTTGCAAGCTCTCATGGTGTAGCCGTGGGCCACTTGCTGGTTTtcaaatatgaaggaaattcacAGTTTCATGTACTCATATTTGATGCCACTGCAATAGAAATAGACTATACTTTAGACGGCGAACTCCAAGTTCATAGGATCGAAGATGATGAGAGTGATGACAGCTCTGTTGAAATCATCAAACACTTTTATAGGGGAGAGGGTTCAG GATCAGCCCATCCTAAGAAAGACGGTGGTGTAGCTAAAAATCTTGTTATAGCCAATGCTTTTAAATCAGAAAATCCCCTTTTCACTGTTATCATGCGTCCATCCTACGTTAATGGCAAGGATCGTGCG AGTTTACCCCAAGACATTATCAACTACTTACCAAGAGACGGGTTTACCAAGGACTACACCAAAGCAAGTATACTCCCTGTCAAGCTCCAGATTGTGGACCGATTATGGCCTGTGAAGCTATACATTTATGAACGACGTGGGGGTTCATCATGTGTCGTATCAGCTGGTTGGACTGCATTTGTGAGGGAAAATAGTTTGCAAGTAGGAGATGTTTGCGTATTTGAGCTGATTATGAGGGACGGTGTTCTGTTCAACGTCCACATTTTCAAGTGCCAAGACTAA